One window from the genome of Mauremys mutica isolate MM-2020 ecotype Southern chromosome 4, ASM2049712v1, whole genome shotgun sequence encodes:
- the LOC123369908 gene encoding complement decay-accelerating factor-like isoform X1, whose protein sequence is MSPGLPGPALALGLLALLLLPLPGTRSDCGPLPKLNYAIPSDMDWIEGFPVDTQVTYKCRDGFFKIPGKSDTVVCLSNSQWSNINEFCGRGCDVPTRLKFAALSKDDESRNYYPPGITVRYTCRPRYENITEMLLVSTCLDNLTWSEAPEFCRRKSCGHPGEVLHGRAVHKTEFLYGAKIDFLCEDGYKLIGRPFIHCGLKGDEVEWSELPTCQAITCSSPPYIANGTYDSRGVENFAYNSTVTYRCDRGFQLIGAASIHCTTKDKTSGIWIGPAPKCKDTTARVLLKGNETSGTFSGSYNVSNNMIPEQHLKKKIKSRPYYVSQFQNKHFTITSSRSSSFPRGDLRTRARSLLSRRTRAWQSCCYNRFPIRCKSGFHP, encoded by the exons ATGTCCCCGGggctccccggccccgcgctggCCCTGGGGCttctggcgctgctgctgctgccgctgcccggGACTCGCA GTGACTGTGGGCCCCTGCCAAAGCTGAATTATGCTATCCCCTCTGATATGGATTGGATAGAGGGCTTCCCTGTTGACACACAAGTTACATACAAGTGCCGtgatgggttttttaaaatccctGGAAAGTCAGACACTGTAGTGTGCCTTTCAAACTCCCAGTGGTCAAACATCAACGAGTTTTGTGGTC GTGGCTGTGATGTCCCAACAAGGTTAAAGTTTGCTGCCTTAAGTAAGGACGATGAGAGTAGGAATTACTATCCTCCTGGGATCACTGTGAGATATACTTGTCGCCCAAGGTATGAGAACATCACAGAAATGCTTCTTGTTAGTACTTGTCTTGACAACTTAACATGGTCAGAAGCCCCTGAGTTTTGTAGAA GGAAATCATGTGGTCATCCAGGAGAAGTACTCCATGGCAGAGCTGTTCATAAAACAGAATTTCTGTATGGTGCAAAAATAGACTTCCTCTGTGAAGATGG gtACAAATTAATTGGACGACCTTTCATTCATTGTGGGCTTAAGGGAGATGAAGTTGAATGGAGTGAACTTCCAACTTGCCAAG CAATTACTTGTTCTTCCCCTCCTTACATTGCTAATGGAACATACGATAGCAGGGGTGTAGAAAATTTTGCTTATAACTCAACAGTAACTTACAGATGTGACCGTGGGTTCcagcttattggagctgcctccaTTCATTGTACAACAAAAGATAAAACAAGTGGAATCTGGATTGGACCTGCTCCTAAATGCAAAG ACACAACTGCACGTGTCCTATTGAAAGGAAATGAAACAAGTGGTACTTTCTCAG gttcttataatGTATCCAATAACATGATACCCGAGCAgcatctgaaaaagaaaataaaaagcagaCCGTATTATGTATCACAAttccaaaacaaacatttcaccATCACTTCCTCCCGTTCTTCCTCATTTCCCAGAGGTGACCTGAGGACGCGAG CGAGATCTTTGCTATCCAGGAGAACAAGAGCATGGCAGAGCTGCTGCTATAACAGATTTCCAATTCGGTGCAAGAGTGGATTTCACCCGTGA
- the LOC123369908 gene encoding complement decay-accelerating factor-like isoform X3, translating to MSPGLPGPALALGLLALLLLPLPGTRSDCGPLPKLNYAIPSDMDWIEGFPVDTQVTYKCRDGFFKIPGKSDTVVCLSNSQWSNINEFCGRGCDVPTRLKFAALSKDDESRNYYPPGITVRYTCRPRYENITEMLLVSTCLDNLTWSEAPEFCRRKSCGHPGEVLHGRAVHKTEFLYGAKIDFLCEDGYKLIGRPFIHCGLKGDEVEWSELPTCQAITCSSPPYIANGTYDSRGVENFAYNSTVTYRCDRGFQLIGAASIHCTTKDKTSGIWIGPAPKCKDTTARVLLKGNETSGTFSGSWITPPLFRFAVPLYVNQNK from the exons ATGTCCCCGGggctccccggccccgcgctggCCCTGGGGCttctggcgctgctgctgctgccgctgcccggGACTCGCA GTGACTGTGGGCCCCTGCCAAAGCTGAATTATGCTATCCCCTCTGATATGGATTGGATAGAGGGCTTCCCTGTTGACACACAAGTTACATACAAGTGCCGtgatgggttttttaaaatccctGGAAAGTCAGACACTGTAGTGTGCCTTTCAAACTCCCAGTGGTCAAACATCAACGAGTTTTGTGGTC GTGGCTGTGATGTCCCAACAAGGTTAAAGTTTGCTGCCTTAAGTAAGGACGATGAGAGTAGGAATTACTATCCTCCTGGGATCACTGTGAGATATACTTGTCGCCCAAGGTATGAGAACATCACAGAAATGCTTCTTGTTAGTACTTGTCTTGACAACTTAACATGGTCAGAAGCCCCTGAGTTTTGTAGAA GGAAATCATGTGGTCATCCAGGAGAAGTACTCCATGGCAGAGCTGTTCATAAAACAGAATTTCTGTATGGTGCAAAAATAGACTTCCTCTGTGAAGATGG gtACAAATTAATTGGACGACCTTTCATTCATTGTGGGCTTAAGGGAGATGAAGTTGAATGGAGTGAACTTCCAACTTGCCAAG CAATTACTTGTTCTTCCCCTCCTTACATTGCTAATGGAACATACGATAGCAGGGGTGTAGAAAATTTTGCTTATAACTCAACAGTAACTTACAGATGTGACCGTGGGTTCcagcttattggagctgcctccaTTCATTGTACAACAAAAGATAAAACAAGTGGAATCTGGATTGGACCTGCTCCTAAATGCAAAG ACACAACTGCACGTGTCCTATTGAAAGGAAATGAAACAAGTGGTACTTTCTCAG GTAGTTGGATTACTCCACCACTGTTCAGATTTGCTGTACCCCTGTACGTTAATCAGAACAAATGA
- the LOC123369908 gene encoding complement decay-accelerating factor-like isoform X2: MSPGLPGPALALGLLALLLLPLPGTRSDCGPLPKLNYAIPSDMDWIEGFPVDTQVTYKCRDGFFKIPGKSDTVVCLSNSQWSNINEFCGRGCDVPTRLKFAALSKDDESRNYYPPGITVRYTCRPRYENITEMLLVSTCLDNLTWSEAPEFCRRKSCGHPGEVLHGRAVHKTEFLYGAKIDFLCEDGYKLIGRPFIHCGLKGDEVEWSELPTCQAITCSSPPYIANGTYDSRGVENFAYNSTVTYRCDRGFQLIGAASIHCTTKDKTSGIWIGPAPKCKDTTARVLLKGNETSGTFSGSYNVSNNMIPEQHLKKKIKSRPYYVSQFQNKHFTITSSRSSSFPRGDLRTRGSWITPPLFRFAVPLYVNQNK; the protein is encoded by the exons ATGTCCCCGGggctccccggccccgcgctggCCCTGGGGCttctggcgctgctgctgctgccgctgcccggGACTCGCA GTGACTGTGGGCCCCTGCCAAAGCTGAATTATGCTATCCCCTCTGATATGGATTGGATAGAGGGCTTCCCTGTTGACACACAAGTTACATACAAGTGCCGtgatgggttttttaaaatccctGGAAAGTCAGACACTGTAGTGTGCCTTTCAAACTCCCAGTGGTCAAACATCAACGAGTTTTGTGGTC GTGGCTGTGATGTCCCAACAAGGTTAAAGTTTGCTGCCTTAAGTAAGGACGATGAGAGTAGGAATTACTATCCTCCTGGGATCACTGTGAGATATACTTGTCGCCCAAGGTATGAGAACATCACAGAAATGCTTCTTGTTAGTACTTGTCTTGACAACTTAACATGGTCAGAAGCCCCTGAGTTTTGTAGAA GGAAATCATGTGGTCATCCAGGAGAAGTACTCCATGGCAGAGCTGTTCATAAAACAGAATTTCTGTATGGTGCAAAAATAGACTTCCTCTGTGAAGATGG gtACAAATTAATTGGACGACCTTTCATTCATTGTGGGCTTAAGGGAGATGAAGTTGAATGGAGTGAACTTCCAACTTGCCAAG CAATTACTTGTTCTTCCCCTCCTTACATTGCTAATGGAACATACGATAGCAGGGGTGTAGAAAATTTTGCTTATAACTCAACAGTAACTTACAGATGTGACCGTGGGTTCcagcttattggagctgcctccaTTCATTGTACAACAAAAGATAAAACAAGTGGAATCTGGATTGGACCTGCTCCTAAATGCAAAG ACACAACTGCACGTGTCCTATTGAAAGGAAATGAAACAAGTGGTACTTTCTCAG gttcttataatGTATCCAATAACATGATACCCGAGCAgcatctgaaaaagaaaataaaaagcagaCCGTATTATGTATCACAAttccaaaacaaacatttcaccATCACTTCCTCCCGTTCTTCCTCATTTCCCAGAGGTGACCTGAGGACGCGAG GTAGTTGGATTACTCCACCACTGTTCAGATTTGCTGTACCCCTGTACGTTAATCAGAACAAATGA